The Carnobacterium pleistocenium FTR1 genomic interval GAGTTGATTACAAATGTAAGCCACGACATACGAACACCGTTGACTTCTATTATCGGTTACTTAGGATTGATTGAAGAAAGACGTTACCAGAATGAAGAAGAATTATTGAAATACACTCATACGGCCTACACAAAAGCGAAACAGATGAAGGTTCTTGTAGAAGATTTATTTGAATACACAAAAGTCCGTCAAACGACTACACCTTTGAATTTATCTGAGTTTGACATGGTGCAATTACTAGAGCAGCTAGCAGCAGACTTTGAATTGGAAGCTGGAAAAAGACACATGGAGATTGAAGTGGTCACTTCTTATGAAGCTGTTCAAATGGAAGCTGATACTGAAAAATTGGTTCGTGTATTCAATAATCTAATTTCAAATGCTTTGAAGTATGGAAAAAATGGTAAAAAAATAGTTATCGAAGTTCAAAAAGCTGGAAAAGAAGTTATTATTTCAGTTAATAATGATGGACTACCAATTCCACAAGAATCATTGAATCAATTATTTGATCGTTTCTATCGCGTAGAGGAATCTCGGTCGCAAGAAACAGGAGGTACAGGTTTGGGATTAGCAATTGCCCAAAGCATCGTAGCCTTACATGGCGGATATATCTATGCTTCTTCGGATGCTCATCTAACTCGTTTTGTGATGCATCTACCATTGAAGCAGTTAGCTGAAAAAGAACAATAAAGGTGCTTTCAAACGAAATTGATATAAAACAACCGTCTTATATTAAATTTAACTAAAAGAAGGTTGTTTTTTTTGCTGTAGTTCGCTAACATAGAAAAAGTGTGCAGTATTTTACTGCGAAATAATTTATTAAATAATAAAACTGAAAATCAAACGAACTGAGGAGACAATAAAAACATGAATAAATTCAAAAAAATTAGTACACTTTTTGTCACAACGCTATTATTAGGAACTTTTTCTCCATTAGGTGCTACTAGCACAACTGTATCAGCAGCAAACAATTGAGCAACCTGAAATAGAAGGAGCCGCTGCTTTTATTATTGAACCAACGACGGGGAAAGTCTTATTGAATCAAAATGGTGACGAGAAGTTAGGCATTGCATCAATGACTAAGATGGTTACGGAATATCTATTATTAGAGACTATTAAAAATGGCGATTTAGCTTGGGATGATCAAGTGGAAATCAGTGAGTACGCTCATAACATCAGCCAAAATTACGAATTGTCAAACGTTCCTTTGCGAGTAGACGAAACTTATTCAGTAGAAGAACTTTACCAAGCAATGGCTATTTATTCAGCAAATGGTGCTACTATTGCACTTGCTGAACACATCGCAGGAGATGAAAAAAGTTTTGTCGACATGATGCATGAAAAAGTTGAATCATGGGGCGTCACTAACTATGAATTGTACAACACCACAGGCTTATCTAATGCCGATCTACAAGGCAACATTTACCCAGGTAGCACAGAAACTAGTGGACAAACGCAATGACGGCTAGAGAAATGGCGATTGTAGCTCAACGGTTGATCACTGATTTCCCTGAAGTATTAGAAACATCTAGTATTAGTGAACAAAACCTTTAGAGAAGGTACTGATGATCAAATTAAAATGCAAAACTTTAAATTGGATGTTACCCAGGATTGATTTATGAACGAGAAAATGTTGATGGACTAAAAACAGGAACAACTGATTT includes:
- a CDS encoding serine hydrolase — its product is MLLAQLYQQQTIEQPEIEGAAAFIIEPTTGKVLLNQNGDEKLGIASMTKMVTEYLLLETIKNGDLAWDDQVEISEYAHNISQNYELSNVPLRVDETYSVEELYQAMAIYSANGATIALAEHIAGDEKSFVDMMHEKVESWGVTNYELYNTTGLSNADLQGNIYPGSTETSGQTQ